Within Plodia interpunctella isolate USDA-ARS_2022_Savannah chromosome 17, ilPloInte3.2, whole genome shotgun sequence, the genomic segment aaatgttatgaaataattaaacttttggCAAAATATGTAAACTTAACATAATGAGATCTTCTATCACTGATTGCTaacaatcataattaaaataatttaactttgaaaaaaaacatgtatttttttacgttttatattagtacttcttatttacttaattatttattcgataaaatcagtcgtaaaaaaatatattaattagctCGACAAGATTATGAACTGGAACTTTtatccattatttatttttgattttttttgtggcgaaataaaaatattaataagagcTAAGAACACTACTGTGCTTGCTGTTCCAGGAGTTGGTGGTAGTCTTGGAAACATTCAGGACATAATGCGGGAAGTCCAGGGCAACCAATGCACCTGTAGCTAGTTTCGACTCTTTTCTTATTCTTGGAACACATTTTGCACATCAGAAACGAGTATTTTTTCTTAGAATTTTCGGGTGCAGGCTGGCGTCTTGGCCAATGTCCCCAAAATTTAGGCTCTTGACTGGgatcaacaatatttttttggaggTTGTTGTGtagtctattattatttttgcttatAGTCAACAGTAAATCTTTGCCCttacaattttctttcaagTCTATCAATTTTTTAATCAGCTGCTCCCGATACATAGATAACTCATATTTAGAATtattcaatacatattttttgtataaataaaacgagtTCCATACCGCAGTGTCCAAGAGATGAAAAAGCACTTTCTTATACCATCTTATGGTTTTTCTCGGCGATGAATAATAGTTAATCATTTGATCAGACCTATCTACTCCGGACATGAACTTATTATATGTTGCTACCTCTATAGGCTTCTTAACAATTTTTCCATATCTGTTGGTAGTCTCTATCATACGGGGATGGTCTCTTGTGGTCAACATAGTAACCGGTCGTTTATCAACCCATTTACTAacatatactttatttttcctaACCCAAACATGTTCgccttttttcaattttctgtcAACTACTTCCTTCGGATTATCTTTCCTGTTTACTCGTAGTGTACCGTTAGTGTGTGTCTTTAAATCTAACAGTCGCTGGGAAAGATTAACTGAGTTGTAATAGTTATCCATGAAAAGATGGTGGCCTTTCAATAAATACGGTCCCATCAATTGCATTACTAACCGTTCAAGTTTTGTGCATTCTGAACCAGTCGACATATTGCTGTCGTCTTTTCCGCTATACATTATTACGTCCAAAACATAACCATCAGCGGTTGCTAGTACATAGAACTTTATTCCATATCTTGCCTTCTTAGATTTAATGTATTGCCGGAAATAAAGCCGACctcgatataataataacgattCATCTAAACTAAGCTCTTTTTCAGGTTTGTAGACGTTTCTAAAATTCATAGTTAATatgtcaataattttttttatcttatcagCACCTTTTGCGCCCAGCTCTGAACAACATAAGCATCGAAGTATCTGCTCATAACGTCGCGAAGACATTGTGTGTGGAAATATCGGATGAAAATACAGAGGGTCATCGTGagtaaatagtttttgttgttTAGGAATGCGAACATGACCATGTAGTAATGAAAGTCCAAGAAATTTTCTCATTTCTTCAAGGGTAACATGACGAAAAGACTGAGATCGACAATGACGAGTGGAAGGTCTGTTCAAATTGCACAAGGCTGTGCCATAATTATTAGTACACTGGACGAGATATTCCATCAACTCTTTTGGAAAAACATGGTCGAAGACCTGTTCAACACTAGTTAGAGAACTAACTTCAAATTGTATACCTTGTGAAGCGGAATCGAACTCAAAATCGGGAATTCCGTCAGTAGTATTTGACCACAACTGCTCTTCAGGTTCTGGAGATTTTCGTTGTACTGTAGAATCTATATTATCAGACTGAGAAAACAGAGATACGACAAGAGATGGTGAATTTTCTACTGAATCTGGTACACCATGTTCGTTAGGGTTATCGTCAGGTTCAGAATCTGAACTTAAATTCGTGATATGCGACTTACTCGAATCCGATGAAGCAACCGGGCCTCGGGACGTATGTTGCCttctaattgaaaatatatcttctGAGGAACTAGAGGAAGCAAGCTGCTGCTGTGGCTCATAGTTCTCATCGGAGCCATAATCACCATCATTGTCTTCATATGGGTCCGGTTCAGCTTCCGAATTTGAAGATTCTTCGTCGAAGATATTTAGCGGACGTCGGTTGCGCTTGTTTCCTGAcatctaaaaattataagtcataggtattatagtaaaatatacatattacagtGTAAGTAGAACATATACTGACTCTTatgtattagtattattactaTAGTATACGTTACACAAGGTACggtattcatttaaaataataatcatataaaaataacgaggttgaaatattttacttacgaTTTACGCTCGATAAACGCGTGGTGCGCACAATGCGGCACTGACCGGACTGAATGTTCTAGAATACAAGCGTGCGTTGACGCCGCTCGACGTAGTACACATACGCGGGTCATTCACTTGTGTTTGTGTAAAGAGCGAGACAGCAATATAAAACTACCTTTAAACCCTGGTAATACGACAGTTAGAAATATGAGATTGCTTACAATGTGACAGTAGATATTGCTCTTCATAAGACTAGTATGGTAAATTGTCGTCGATTGACGTAGTGCGaattttctaaacaaaaagTAGACCGTCGTTCGACGTACTGTCACAatgcataatttaaatttcccgCCTTTCGACGTACTGTCAGCGAACGTGTTAACAtaggaataaattaaatttatatgataacGTTTTATACAgcgcttttgtttttatatctcgGTTTTTGGTACATACGAGTAACACGTtttgtattacaataattcttagataatatttgtaagatttattgtttgatagatcaaaattaaagttttaatggATGGTTATGTGTTAAAAGCATTACAGAAATATAACAATCGAAACTATTATAGGGATATCAAAAATTAAGGtgcttcaataaaatttaatgatttaatgCTGAATTCTTACATGACGAATTAAGATGGATTGTGATTGTCAGCTTGTGTGATTTGCTTGGTACATCATGTGGAGTCTGTATAGCACGTCAGTGTCTTCCACTATGAGTGAATATTTGTAGATATCCATTGAATCGattagtttttaaaacattttcaaatagttTGGCTACTTGTGTtactcaataatatttaaggtattttgaaaagaatattctattatttgcaatcaaattagaaaatttttttttactacatttttatcatttggGCTGCATTGTCCAGTCTCCTACAATGTCTGATATGTTAAAGAGTCCAGTCTCCTGTAACGTCTCACAATGACTAGTGCCTTAAAAAGTCCAGCGTCATGAGGTTATTTTCCTAAAAATGTTCAGTACTTCAGAATGTCTTGTCCTAAACTTTTTGATACTGGTCATTATCAAAAAAGTCCATTTGCCAAAATGACAAATGTCTTAGTATAAATCGTTCCCGAGTTGATGAAttccgttcacgagttgacatGCCATCTAATGATTTTCTCTTCTTTCAGTACGACGAAAGCCTCCACGGCGGAGGCTATATGGAGGGAGGCGCGATGTACCACGAACACAGACTGACGCACCCCCACCTCCCTCCAGTCCACTACCCCCCGCCGGCGGCGCCTGCGCACGCGCTGCCCGGGGAGCCTCTCGTACACAAGCGGGACAAAGACGCAATATACGGGTGAGTCGGGTGGTAAAGTGTGATTTTTTACTATAGATGTTATGGGGTATTGGAGTAGACCTAACTTGTTTTAACGTCCGCTGCGTGACGCAGGTtttgtctctctctttctcttatcTGATCACTTTCTATGTCTCAACCTTAGTCATGAAGGCTCTTAGTTTTCATTTCTGCTTGTCTTCTTCACTTTACACTGTCTTTGGCGTCATTATTTGACAGACAATTGCCACGCGTTTCGCCTCCTTAGCTCCTCCAATCTGCTCGCATATTTTGACTTTACCTACACTGTGCTACTTATTTAGTAACACACCTTAAGTGTTTCCCTCTCATGCGTGCGGGTGGTGTGTGACTGCGACAGGTTGATACATACGCGTCACGCAGCGGTTTTCTCTATTTGGAATTAGAACGGCTGCTGTTCATAGATGTGCTCTGTTGCAGCTTTCATTGGGCTCTATATCATAAGACATAAAGCTCAAATTCACCTCGACTCTGTATGCTACCTCGGAGTTATTGCATGGATGATAGCTGTTGAAATCCCATGCATGTGTTTTATATAGGGGGCAACAATTTATGATGATTTGgaagatttaataataatatactatatttttggtatgtaggtattcAGGTAGGTATACATTAGCTccataatgaaattaattaaaataaaatgaagccAATACAGGATAGATAACTAGTACTTCACGTTCTGTTTTACGCAAAAAGTATCCAAATGtttgattatctatatattttctatgtgCGTCATTGTTCTATGTTATCTctgattttgtttgtttttaagcTTTATTGCAGCCATTATCTCCAATATTGATTGGAGGTTACGGTCATTTTAGATAGCAGATATTCATAAACAATAGACCAATACTCAACTTACAAATACAATTCTTAGTCACCCTATCTCTGGCATGAAAACCCCTTTATTGTTCAAGATTGTAGATAGATACGTCCAAAGCGCAACGTTTAGCACTTAAGCTACCATTTACCGCGATCTCAGAGTTATCAGATGAAAACTTGTCAAGAAACTTCAAGGAGCTTGTGGTGCGAGTGCAAGCGTCTTTCATGTGTAACGGAGCGGGTGATGTGTCTTTGTATTTGTGATCTATGGTTGACAATGTATTTTCTGGCCAGCCAGCTACAATGTCGTTAGGGTAAAATTAAAAGAGAAAAGTTTGCCAACATGGTATGTCAGGTCagttcttattttaattgtgtatTTAAAGGAgcgcaatatttttaaatctcgaacaacttttgttgatTTTCGTTTAAATTCGGAACAGAAAATTAAACGATCCtttttttgtataagtttTCAATCATGCAATAACTCACTTTCCTTGTTTGTTTTCCTTCAATTACTTCCTGTGTTTTTTctctatacaaataataatgcctgatataaatttgtggtaatttgtatttataattgcgCGCCCGAAGCAATGGCtgacttttaattttcattggaACCTCTCGAGCGTAACAATTAATGTTtcgttttacatttttatttacacgtgaatggatatatatatttcgctTTTTTGTCAATATAGGTTTTCTCCTAGTTTTATCATATCCGagatattgatttaaaaatatttgttaaccATCATATCAATTTATGGCTGCTTGATCATGGAAAGGCTAGTAAGTTACAATTacattgcaaaaataaatattaggtattaatcaaaataaatttgacagaAATAATTACTTACGGTTGTCaacttctttcttatcgagttcGTTATTGCTAtcactagtgtcagatttgacaatttattgtggtaagtacataattatgtaaagtctatcgacaataaataatagtaggaATAGtgacacaataaatatataaagtacgATATTTCATTAAGTACGGTGTggaaattatgtaatattttagtgAACCGCCGTCGATGGAACCACAATCCTTTGGCATTATAATGATGAATATCTACGTCACGTTTGAGGTCATTTGACGGGGAtgtcaaaaagtatgaatagCAGAGGTGACATTATCGTAGCGCGCTAATATCACTTTCAATGTCTTTGTTAATCTGGTACCTACAtatggaataaattaaaaatagtcgTACGAAAGTTTTTAACTAGGTAATtcattatcaataataatcgTACAAGTACACTACTTTTCAATCACAAAGCAATACGTCGATCacatttgatttgaaatgtgtcttttgtttcaattattttgacatGTAGTAAAcgcattgttatttttttttaaattaaattttgctgCCTTCCTTTTTGACTGATGCTATACTAAACTATAGtatacacatttttaataagcttattttattatagaaaattaaattgactttTTAATCCAAGTACTTACCAGTCTATCTTCCTGAAAGGATTTTCCTtaagaaatattatcaaaatgtgTCGATATAGTCTACCAAAAAATCTATTCAGtggaaaaatacaaaaattcatacaaaaatgaGGCCTTTATTCATACAGAATCATCtgtttttacaaatacaatatattacaatatttgctACTGTGTCCACGCGCTACGGTCGACAGTAGTGACAAGTgccaaaattcattgcaaattcgcatCTATTCCCTTGACATAAAGGTCTATCCTCACTTGACTGGCTAGACTGACTGTACCTGCACCATAATGATGGTATCTCCATCACGTCCAAGATCATCTGATGCGGAGGTCGCTTCATGACGCGAACTTTCACggtgtattttgtttttattgtttattgtattatattatgctATTGGTGTGATGACCAGGCGACCTGGGTTCAATACGGCATAACATATTGATAAATCCatatcaatactaatattattaatgccaaagtctgtctgtcacggctaaaccgcctttgcgattttgatgacattttgaatgaataaataaatatattaggacgaattacacagattgcgctagccccaaagtaagttctagacttgtgttatgggatactaactcaacgatactatattttataacatatacatatatagataaacatccaagaaccgggccaatcagaaaaagatcattttccatcatgacccgaccggggatcgaacccgggacctctcggttcagaggcaagcactttaccactgcgcaaCCGAGATCGTCAAATAGAATGGATATAGTCAATGACCCGAGGTCAATAACGGGtggcgggcgaagctgcggacaacgctaactaaaatatatgatgtGTGACGTCAAAGTATCTTGTGTGACTATAACTTTTACTAattagtctgtctgtctgacgACAACCCTACTTGTAAAAGTCTAACGGAACATCAAGCTCAGAACTTCATTAGAAATTTGTCACTATATTAGCCTTAAAGATTTAAACAGGGTTCACGCCCGGTTGACTGTCATCTAATTCAGTGTACCTTCCTTCTTTTCGATTGTGTCAATCgccaacactggtgtcagatttcataCAGGTCGTCTAAACGCATGTCAtcacgactacctaccgcgttatcaacaaaataaacatcaacAACAATCATTGTATTAACTAATCCTAAATTGGAAAATTCCAGGCATCCCTTGTTCCCACTCCTGGCGCTGATCTTTGAGAAGTGCGAACTGGCCACGTGCACGCCCCGGGACCCGGGGGTCGCGGGGGGAGACGTCTGCTCGTCAGAGTCCTTCAACGAGGACATTGCGGTCTTCAGTAAACAGGTAAACACCAGTCATAAAatctttactttttataaactttcgcGCCGCGACCACGGCGGCTGGAAGGTCGTTGGAACGTCAGCAACATTAAgcaacattaattaaaagttcGTGTGCTAAGGTTCAGttcatatatatgtaattaaaagtcTACTTCTTATTGAGTAGACTCGGGTAACTAGATAGTGCGACAGTGACGATAAACAGTCCTCTCTGTTACACTTATCGAGAATATGATGCTTAGTTCTTAGTTTATTCGTCATAATAGCGTGACAGTGGAGAAAACATTCTTGTCACACTAGTGCGACAGACAGTCGAAAAATCGACGTCagtcattttaataacttcTATGCCACCTCTTGCCAATCAGTACTTCTGTGGGCTGTcagattaaaaattttaatatcattaattgAATGTAACAGTTGCGATTAAAATAGTTGCCCCTAAAAGACCAGATATTTAACTCGAGTCCAAATGCCGATATTTCCTTTTACGACGAAAAAATACCGATCGTGCCACATACATGCctttataaatcaaatcacCGCATTGCAACCTTTTTGCCGGCTGTAATTAAAACCAGTAATTAACATTTTCCAATTGAGACATTACTgcgaataaaaaatctaaaacggAAAAATCGAGtatataaaacacatttttccAATTTCATACGCAaacgaattaaaaattatacggAGATGCCGGATGGAATAACTTGGTACGCGCGCACCTGCCGCCCCATGCCGtcagaatttaaaaagttaaaaaaaaaaagaaaaaagcgCGCGCACTCATTCTGATATTAAA encodes:
- the LOC128677219 gene encoding piggyBac transposable element-derived protein 4-like, whose protein sequence is MSGNKRNRRPLNIFDEESSNSEAEPDPYEDNDGDYGSDENYEPQQQLASSSSSEDIFSIRRQHTSRGPVASSDSSKSHITNLSSDSEPDDNPNEHGVPDSVENSPSLVVSLFSQSDNIDSTVQRKSPEPEEQLWSNTTDGIPDFEFDSASQGIQFEVSSLTSVEQVFDHVFPKELMEYLVQCTNNYGTALCNLNRPSTRHCRSQSFRHVTLEEMRKFLGLSLLHGHVRIPKQQKLFTHDDPLYFHPIFPHTMSSRRYEQILRCLCCSELGAKGADKIKKIIDILTMNFRNVYKPEKELSLDESLLLYRGRLYFRQYIKSKKARYGIKFYVLATADGYVLDVIMYSGKDDSNMSTGSECTKLERLVMQLMGPYLLKGHHLFMDNYYNSVNLSQRLLDLKTHTNGTLRVNRKDNPKEVVDRKLKKGEHVWVRKNKVYVSKWVDKRPVTMLTTRDHPRMIETTNRYGKIVKKPIEVATYNKFMSGVDRSDQMINYYSSPRKTIRWYKKVLFHLLDTAVWNSFYLYKKYVLNNSKYELSMYREQLIKKLIDLKENCKGKDLLLTISKNNNRLHNNLQKNIVDPSQEPKFWGHWPRRQPAPENSKKKYSFLMCKMCSKNKKRVETSYRCIGCPGLPALCPECFQDYHQLLEQQAQ